In one Oncorhynchus nerka isolate Pitt River linkage group LG7, Oner_Uvic_2.0, whole genome shotgun sequence genomic region, the following are encoded:
- the LOC115131597 gene encoding uncharacterized protein LOC115131597, producing the protein MPLGKSTQTISRVTMDTVTMQVAPGVASHEDPAGNTKAVKAIYYSKAKGEEPESGKNRSGPGSVTVKGSNGTKEDPFVTTSTRPLVNTKYRVVYKPGDRITLPRKPYIGDSIRCNGTSVSQGGSRGGHSLLKKPSSRNPLVGPKVTDALKTDTKTENPIVGDWTIVITVKNTKLKTCPLGEKDRTSTKTYPVGILPENATPSSGSEQPKVIPGLKDLPDRKMGTETETNEPGQGTDGLAPTTTSETNTTVHLNAKTCVNKIKLTHRKVNVTCRERVIGGRVNGTIVQSKPTTGQGFAENEDSALKVSETGHSKTAYSYSDKDNVAEVGINRDGEKTTDVGLFGTKQNETKTESGRLTTSLPPHSKGPLTNTAHT; encoded by the coding sequence ATGCCTTTAGGAAAATCCACACAGACAATATCCAGGGTGACCATGGACACTGTGACCATGCAGGTAGCACCAGGAGTAGCAAGCCATGAAGACCCAGCAGGGAATACAAAGGCTGTGAAGGCCATCTACTACTCAAAAGCCAAGGGTGAAGAACCAGAGAGTGGAAAGAATAGGAGTGGACCGGGCTCTGTAACAGTCAAAGGCTCCAATGGAACCAAAGAGGACCCATTTGTCACAACCAGTACAAGACCACTTGTCAACACAAAATACAGGGTTGTATATAAACCAGGTGATAGAATAACCTTGCCCAGGAAGCCATACATTGGAGACTCTATCCGTTGTAATGGTACAAGTGTAAGTCAGGGTGGGAGCAGAGGGGGTCACAGTCTTCTTAAAAAGCCTTCAAGCAGAAACCCATTGGTGGGGCCAAAGGTCACGGATGCCTTAAAAACTGACACTAAAACAGAAAATCCCATTGTTGGGGACTGGACTATAGTTATAACTGTGAAAAACACTAAACTGAAGACATGTCCTCTTGGAGAAAAAGATAGAACTTCGACAAAGACATATCCTGTTGGAATCCTTCCTGAAAATGCCACTCCGAGTTCTGGTTCTGAACAACCAAAAGTGATTCCCGGCTTAAAGGACCTACCTGATAGAAAAATGGGTACAGAGACTGAAACAAATGAGCCAGGGCAAGGGACTGATGGCTTGGCGCCTACAACCACATCAGAAACAAATACTACTGTTCACCTGAACGCGAAGACATGTGTCAACAAGATTAAATTGACACACAGGAAAGTCAATGTGACCTGTAGAGAGAGAGTCATTGGGGGGAGGGTGAATGGCACAATAGTTCAAAGTAAACCCACAACAGGGCAGGGTTTTGCTGAAAATGAGGACAGTGCCCTAAAAGTGTCTGAAACAGGACATTCAAAAACAGCATACTCATACTCAGATAAAGATAATGTTGCAGAAGTGGGTAtcaacagagatggagagaaaacaaCTGATGTGGGATTGTTTGGAACCAAACAAAACGAGACAAAGACTGAGAGTGGGCGGCTCACCACCTCTTTGCCGCCTCACTCCAAAGGGCCCCTAACCAACACCGCCCATACCTAA